One stretch of Macaca nemestrina isolate mMacNem1 chromosome 17, mMacNem.hap1, whole genome shotgun sequence DNA includes these proteins:
- the LOC105469003 gene encoding DNA polymerase subunit gamma-2, protein MRARVAVRACHKVCRCLLSGFGGRVDAGQPELLTERSSPQGGHLRSHAELEGNGEHPEAPGSGEGSEALLEICQRRHFLSGSKQQLSRDSLLSGCHPGFGPLGVELRKNLAAEWWTSVVVFREQVFPVDALHHEPGPLLPGDSAFRLVSAETLREILQDKELSKEQLVAFLENVLKTSGKLRENLLHGALEHYVNCLDLVNKRLPYGLAQIGVCFHPVFDTKQIPNGVKRIGEKTEASLVWFTPARTSNQWLDFWLRHRLQWWRKFAMSPSNFSSSDCQDEEGRKGNKLYYSFPWGKEPIETLWNLGDQELLHMYPGNVSKLHGRDGRKNVVPCVLSVNGDLDRGMLAYLYDALQLTENSFTRKKNLHRKVLKLHPCLAPIKVALDVGRGPTLELRQVCQGLFNELLENGISVWPGYLETMQSSLEQLYSKYDEMSILFTVLITETTLENGLIHLRSRDTTIKEMMHISKLKDFLIKYISSAKNV, encoded by the exons ATGCGCGCTCGTGTTGCCGTCAGGGCCTGCCATAAGGTCTGCAGGTGCCTGTTGTCTGGATTTGGGGGTCGAGTAGATGCGGGGCAGCCGGAGCTGTTGACGGAAAGGAGTAGCCCCCAAGGAGGACACCTGAGGTCGCACGCGGAGCTCGAGGGGAACGGCGAGCACCCAGAAGCCCCCGGGTCTGGAGAGGGAAGCGAGGCGCTGTTAGAGATCTGTCAGAGAAGGCATTTCCTAAGTGGAAGCAAGCAGCAGCTTAGCCGGGATTCTCTTCTGAGTGGGTGCCACCCCGGCTTTGGACCCTTGGGCGTAGAGTTGCGGAAGAACCTCGCCGCAGAATGGTGGACCTCGGTGGTGGTGTTCAGGGAGCAGGTATTCCCGGTGGACGCTCTCCACCACGAACCAGGCCCTTTGCTACCCGGGGACAGTGCCTTCAGGTTAGTTTCTGCAGAAACTCTACGCGAAATCTTGCAAGACAAAGAGCTGAGTAAGGAACAGCTAGTAGCATTTCTTGAGAACGTATTAAAAACTTCTGGGAAACTACGGGAGAACCTTCTTCACG GTGCCTTGGAACACTATGTTAATTGCCTGGATCTGGTAAACAAGAGGCTACCTTATGGCCTTGCTCAGATTGGAGTGTGTTTTCATCCTGTTTTTGACACTAAGCAGATACCAAATGGTGTTAAAAG AATTGGTGAGAAGACTGAAGCTTCATTAGTATGGTTTACTCCTGCGAGAACTTCAAACCAATGGCTTGATTTCTGGTTACGTCATCGACTCCAATGGTGGAGAAAG tttgcCATGAGTCCATCTAACTTCAGCAGCAGTGACTGTCAGGAtgaagaaggcaggaaaggaaaCAAACTTTACTACAGTTTTCCCTGGGGAAAGGAGCCGATAGAAACCCTGTGGAACCTAGGAGATCAAGAACTTTTACACATGTACCCTGGCAACGTATCTAAATTACAT GGCCGAGATGGACGAAAAAATGTGGTTCCTTGTGTGCTGTCTGTAAATGGGGATCTAGACCGAGGCATGCTGGCCTACCTCTATGATGCTCTCCAGCTGACGGAGAACTcctttacaagaaagaaaaatcttcatAGAAAG GTACTTAAACTTCACCCTTGTTTAGCCCCTATTAAGGTTGCTTTGGATGTAGGAAGAGGCCCCACATTGGAACTAAGACAG gTTTGTCAAGGGCTGTTTAATGAGTTACTAGAAAATGGAATTTCTGTGTGGCCTGGTTATTTGGAAACTATGCAGTCCTCATTGGAACAACTTTATTCAAA GTATGATGAAATGAGTATCCTCTTCACAGTTTTGATCACTGAAACTACTTtggagaatggattaatacatctGAGAAGCAGAGACACGACAATAAAGGAAATGATGCATATATCCAAATTAAAAGACTTTTTGATTAAGTATATATCATCAGCTAAGAAtgtatag
- the LOC105469000 gene encoding probable ATP-dependent RNA helicase DDX5, producing the protein MSGYSSDRDRGRDRGFGAPRFGGSRAGPLSGKKFGNPGEKLVKKKWNLDELPKFEKNFYQEHPDLARRTAQEVETYRRSKEITVRGHNCPKPVLNFYEANFPANVMDVIARQNFTEPTAIQAQGWPVALSGLDMVGVAQTGSGKTLSYLLPAIVHINHQPFLERGDGPICLVLAPTRELAQQVQQVAAEYCRACRLKSTCIYGGAPKGPQIRDLERGVEICIATPGRLIDFLECGKTNLRRTTYLVLDEADRMLDMGFEPQIRKIVDQIRPDRQTLMWSATWPKEVRQLAEDFLKDYIHINIGALELSANHNILQIVDVCHDVEKDEKLIRLMEEIMSEKENKTIVFVETKRRCDELTRKMRRDGWPAMGIHGDKSQQERDWVLNEFKHGKAPILIATDVASRGLDVEDVKFVINYDYPNSSEDYIHRIGRTARSTKTGTAYTFFTPNNIKQVSDLISVLREANQAINPKLLQLVEDRGSGRSRGRGGMKDDRRDRYSAGKRGGFNTFRDRENYDRGYSSLLKRDFGAKTQNGVYSAANYTNGSFGSNFVSAGIQTSFRTGNPTGTYQNGYDSTQQYGSNVPNMHNGMNQQAYAYPATAAAPMIGYPMPTGYSQ; encoded by the exons ATGTCGGGTTATTCGAGTGACCGAGACCGCGGCCGGGATCGAGG gtTTGGTGCACCTCGATTTGGAGGAAGTAGGGCGGGGCCcttatctggaaagaagtttggaAACCCTGGGGAGAAACTAGTTAAAAAGAAGTGGAATCTTGATGAGCTGCCCAAGTTTGAGAAGAATTTCTATCAAGAGCACCCTGATTTGGCTAGGCGGACAGCA CAAGAGGTGGAAACATACAGAAGAAGCAAGGAAATTACAGTTAGAGGTCACAACTGCCCGAAGCCAGTTCTAAATTTTTATGAAGCTAATTTCCCTG CAAATGTCATGGATGTTATTGCAAGACAGAATTTCACTGAACCCACTGCTATTCAAGCTCAGGGATGGCCAGTTGCTCTAAGTGGATTGGATATGGTTGGAGTGGCACAGACTGGATCTGGGAAAACATTGTCT TATTTGCTTCCTGCCATTGTCCACATCAATCATCAGCCATTCCTAGAGAGAGGCGATGGGCCCAtt TGTTTGGTGCTGGCACCAACTCGGGAACTGGCCCAACAGGTGCAGCAAGTAGCTGCTGAATATTGTAGAGCATGTCGCTTGAAGTCTACTTGTATCTATGGTGGTGCTCCCAAGGGACCCCAAATACGTGATTTGGAGAGAG GTGTGGAAATCTGTATTGCAACTCCTGGAAGACTGATTGACTTTTTAGAGTGTGGGAAAACCAATCTGAGAAGAACAACCTATCTTGTCCTTGATGAAGCAGACAGAATGCTTGATATGGGTTTTGAACCCCAAATAAGGAAGATTGTGGATCAAATAAGA CCTGATAGGCAAACTCTAATGTGGAGTGCGACTTGGCCAAAAGAAGTAAGACAGCTTGCTGAAGATTTCTTGAAAGACTATATCCATATAAACATTGGTGCACTTGAACTGAGTGCAAACCACAACATTCTTCAGATTGTGGATGTGTGTCATGATGTAGAAAAGGATGAAAA ACTTATTCGTTTAATGGAAGAGATCATGAGTGAGAAGGAGAATAAAACCATTGTTTTTGTGGAAACCAAAAGAAGATGTGATGAGCTTACCAGAAAAATGAGGAGAGATGG GTGGCCTGCCATGGGTATCCATGGTGACAAGAGTCAACAAGAGCGTGACTGGGTTCTAAATg AATTCAAACATGGAAAAGCTCCTATTCTGATTGCTACAGATGTGGCCTCCAGAGGGCTAG ATGTGGAAGATGTGAAATTTGTCATCAATTATGACTACCCTAACTCCTCAGAGGATTATATTCATCGAATTGGAAGAACTGCTCGCAGTACCAAAACAGGCACAGCATACACTTTCTTTACACCTAATAACATAAAGCAAGTGAGCGACCTTATCTCTGTGCTTCGTGAAGCTAATCAAGCAATTAATCCCAAGTTGCTTCAGTTGGTCGAAGACAGAGGTTCAG gtcGTTCCAGGGGTAGAGGAGGCATGAAGGATGACCGTCGGGACAGATACTCTGCGGGCAAAAGGGGTGGATTTAATACCTTTAGAGACAGGGAAAATTATGACAGAGGTTACTCTAGCCTGCTAAAAAGAGATTTTGGGGCAAAAACTCAGAATGGTGTTTACAGTGCTGCAAATTACACTAATGGGAGCTTTGGAAGTAATTTTGTGTCTGCTGGTATACAGACCAGTTTTAGGACTGGTAATCCAACAGGGACTTACCAGAATGGTTATGATAGCACTCAGCAATACGGAAGTAATGTTCCAAATATGCACAATGGTATGAACCAACAGGCATATGCATATCCTGCTACTGCAGCCGCACCTATGATTGGTTATCCAATGCCAACAGGATATTCTCAATAA